In a genomic window of Candidatus Tanganyikabacteria bacterium:
- a CDS encoding response regulator transcription factor, whose protein sequence is MPIRVLVADDHPLVRRGTCEILAADPGLEVVGQAADGVEALERAAALTPDVVVVDISMPRMDGVEVARRLREKGSFCRVLALSAGGDDDQILAALQAGALGYLLKSAPEDLILEAVRLVAAGKPALLQPEVAQSVLSRATRPAGQRGDYVEPLSEREIEVLKEVARDRANKEAARILGISDRTVQQHLANIFSKLGVASRTGAVLEALHQGVLKLEDCRP, encoded by the coding sequence ATGCCAATTCGCGTCCTCGTCGCCGACGATCACCCCCTCGTCCGGAGGGGCACGTGCGAGATCCTCGCGGCCGATCCGGGCCTGGAGGTGGTCGGCCAGGCCGCTGACGGCGTGGAGGCCCTCGAGCGCGCGGCCGCGTTGACGCCCGACGTCGTCGTCGTGGACATCTCCATGCCGCGCATGGACGGCGTCGAGGTCGCCAGGCGCCTCCGCGAGAAAGGCTCGTTCTGCCGCGTGCTCGCCCTGTCGGCGGGCGGGGACGACGACCAGATCCTCGCCGCCCTGCAGGCCGGCGCCCTGGGCTACCTGCTCAAGTCCGCCCCGGAGGATCTCATCCTGGAAGCGGTGCGCCTGGTCGCGGCCGGCAAGCCGGCCCTCTTGCAGCCCGAGGTGGCGCAGAGCGTGCTGTCCCGGGCGACACGGCCGGCGGGCCAACGGGGCGACTACGTCGAACCGCTCTCGGAACGCGAAATAGAGGTCCTCAAGGAAGTCGCGCGCGACCGCGCCAACAAGGAGGCGGCGCGCATCCTGGGCATCTCGGACCGCACGGTGCAGCAGCACCTGGCAAACATCTTCTCCAAGCTCGGCGTCGCCTCGCGCACGGGAGCGGTGCTCGAGGCCCTGCACCAGGGCGTCTTGAAGCTGGAGGATTGCCGGCCATGA
- a CDS encoding pyridoxine 5'-phosphate synthase, with the protein MPRLGVNIDHVATIRQARRTVEPDPVAAAVLAELAGADGITVHLREDRRHIQDRDVELLRRTVRTRFNLEMAATDEMVAIATRICPDQVTLVPERREEITTEGGLDVAADLDRLRGAVLALRDAGIAVSLFIDPELSQVAAAKAAGADQVELHTGQYASATLRPGWSPPAGTDDLLSGRFRPGGSHPARALARLESAGAESVACGLVLAAGHGLTYWNVGPVAGISGMEELNIGHCIVSRAVLVGFERAVREMKEALEQPPSRQGR; encoded by the coding sequence ATGCCTCGCCTCGGGGTCAACATCGATCACGTCGCCACCATCCGCCAGGCTCGCCGCACGGTAGAGCCCGACCCGGTGGCCGCCGCCGTCCTGGCCGAGCTGGCCGGCGCGGACGGCATCACGGTGCACCTCCGGGAGGATCGCCGCCACATCCAGGATCGCGACGTGGAACTGCTCCGCCGCACGGTGCGCACCCGGTTCAACCTCGAGATGGCGGCCACCGACGAGATGGTGGCCATCGCGACCCGCATCTGCCCCGACCAGGTGACCCTCGTGCCGGAACGACGGGAGGAGATCACCACCGAGGGCGGCCTCGACGTGGCGGCCGACCTGGATCGCCTGCGCGGCGCGGTCCTGGCCTTGCGCGACGCCGGGATCGCGGTATCGCTCTTCATCGATCCGGAACTCTCCCAGGTGGCCGCGGCGAAGGCGGCCGGCGCCGACCAGGTCGAACTGCACACCGGCCAATACGCCTCTGCGACGCTGCGGCCGGGGTGGTCGCCGCCGGCCGGCACCGACGACCTGCTCTCCGGCCGCTTCCGGCCCGGCGGCAGCCATCCGGCGCGCGCGCTGGCCCGCCTGGAGAGCGCGGGCGCCGAGTCGGTGGCTTGCGGCCTGGTCCTGGCGGCCGGCCACGGCCTCACGTACTGGAACGTGGGCCCGGTGGCGGGCATCTCCGGCATGGAGGAACTCAACATCGGCCATTGCATCGTCAGCCGCGCCGTCCTGGTGGGGTTCGAGCGGGCGGTCCGGGAGATGAAGGAAGCGCTGGAGCAGCCACCTTCCCGTCAGGGCCGGTGA